A genomic region of Candidatus Omnitrophota bacterium contains the following coding sequences:
- the pth gene encoding aminoacyl-tRNA hydrolase, protein MKLIVGLGNPGLTYAGSRHNIGFAVLKSLVSSLKVAFKRDNSVSSLVGLSKIGKQDLVLAMPQTFMNLSGVAVKSLLKKFKAKPEDLLVVCDDLDLDLGRMKIRQLGSSGGHRGLASIIEHLGTQNFNRLRIGIGRPKNSVDAAEYVLTGFLRNEKIIVQEVKDQALGCCMSWVDKGIVETMSIFNTRAPRA, encoded by the coding sequence GTGAAGTTAATTGTAGGGCTGGGTAATCCTGGTTTGACTTATGCAGGCTCCCGGCATAATATTGGTTTTGCGGTTTTGAAATCACTAGTTAGTTCTTTAAAAGTTGCATTTAAAAGAGATAATTCAGTTTCTTCTTTAGTCGGCCTGTCAAAGATAGGTAAGCAAGATCTGGTATTGGCCATGCCGCAAACTTTTATGAATCTAAGCGGCGTTGCAGTTAAATCCCTGCTTAAGAAATTCAAAGCTAAGCCTGAAGATCTCTTAGTGGTTTGTGATGATTTGGATTTGGATTTAGGTAGAATGAAAATCCGTCAACTTGGCTCAAGTGGCGGCCATCGAGGATTAGCTTCGATTATCGAGCACTTGGGAACACAGAATTTTAACCGCCTGCGTATTGGAATCGGCCGGCCAAAGAATTCTGTAGATGCTGCAGAATATGTGCTAACGGGCTTTTTGCGCAATGAAAAGATAATAGTCCAAGAAGTTAAAGATCAGGCTCTTGGCTGTTGTATGAGTTGGGTAGATAAGGGTATAGTTGAAACCATGAGTATATTTAATACAAGAGCACCCCGCGCTTAG
- a CDS encoding 50S ribosomal protein L25, with amino-acid sequence MEEIFLEAELREQKGRAKVKDLRDSGYLPAIVYSHGKDALSLQISRSALLKLVHQYHLETSIINLKIRNDKKSGGRPCLIKDIQYDPVKEDIIHVDFNEISLTETIKVNIPIETRGEAVGVKQEGGSLEHLLWEIEVECLPTSIPKNIEVDIAVLKMGEAIHVKDLAFPSGVKSLHDPAAVVLHIIAPMKEEAPAEAVEGEVKAEPEVIKEKKEVPGEGAPAAEAKEKEKK; translated from the coding sequence ATGGAAGAGATATTTTTGGAAGCAGAACTAAGAGAGCAAAAAGGAAGGGCTAAGGTAAAAGATTTAAGGGATAGCGGTTATTTGCCTGCGATAGTTTATTCCCACGGGAAGGATGCTTTGTCTTTACAGATTTCCAGGAGTGCGCTTTTAAAATTGGTGCATCAATATCATTTAGAGACAAGTATTATTAATTTAAAGATTAGAAATGATAAGAAGTCAGGAGGACGCCCTTGTTTGATTAAAGATATTCAATATGACCCGGTAAAAGAGGATATTATTCATGTGGATTTTAATGAGATATCCCTGACTGAAACAATTAAGGTCAATATTCCTATTGAAACCCGCGGCGAAGCTGTCGGGGTTAAGCAAGAGGGTGGATCTTTGGAACATTTGCTTTGGGAGATTGAAGTAGAATGTTTGCCTACGAGTATCCCTAAAAATATAGAAGTAGATATTGCTGTTCTTAAAATGGGTGAAGCCATACATGTTAAAGATTTGGCTTTTCCTTCGGGAGTTAAGTCTTTACATGATCCGGCAGCGGTTGTTCTGCATATTATTGCTCCAATGAAAGAAGAGGCGCCGGCTGAAGCAGTTGAAGGTGAAGTTAAAGCGGAGCCTGAGGTAATCAAAGAGAAAAAAGAAGTTCCTGGTGAAGGCGCGCCAGCAGCTGAGGCTAAAGAGAAAGAGAAGAAGTGA
- a CDS encoding ribose-phosphate pyrophosphokinase, translating to MDKLAIFSGNANLELANDICKNLKVKLQDAFVGRFSEGEIRVKINENVRGKDVFIVQPTCPPSNDNLMELLIMIDAMRRASANRITAVIPYFGYARQDRKDQPRVPITAKLVANLLTVAGTNRILTMDLHAGQIQGFFDIPVDHLFSVGVFVDYFSKMNIKNLVAVSPDVGSIKMARAYAKRVSAGLAIIDKRRVSPEKAEAMHIMGEVEGKNVIIVDDMIATGSSLIEAVGALKKANAKTIYAAIAHGILSGPAIERIDQCDGLEKLLISDSIPLAVQKRNAKIHVLSVSGLLAEAIKRIHNEESVSCLFD from the coding sequence ATGGATAAACTTGCGATTTTCAGCGGTAACGCGAATCTTGAATTAGCCAATGATATCTGTAAAAATCTAAAAGTAAAATTACAAGATGCTTTTGTAGGTAGATTTAGTGAAGGGGAGATTCGCGTAAAGATCAATGAAAATGTGCGTGGTAAAGATGTTTTTATCGTTCAGCCAACCTGCCCTCCGTCAAATGATAATCTTATGGAATTATTGATTATGATTGATGCTATGCGTAGGGCAAGCGCTAATAGGATTACCGCGGTGATTCCGTATTTTGGTTATGCCCGCCAGGATAGGAAGGACCAGCCGCGCGTGCCGATTACTGCTAAATTAGTGGCTAATCTTTTAACTGTCGCCGGAACAAATCGAATCCTGACTATGGATTTACACGCCGGCCAGATTCAGGGGTTTTTTGATATTCCTGTAGACCATCTATTCTCAGTGGGGGTATTTGTAGATTATTTTTCTAAGATGAATATTAAAAATTTGGTTGCGGTTTCTCCCGATGTGGGGAGTATTAAGATGGCCAGGGCCTATGCAAAGAGGGTTTCTGCAGGGCTTGCCATAATTGATAAACGCCGGGTTTCACCTGAGAAGGCTGAAGCAATGCATATTATGGGCGAAGTAGAGGGTAAGAATGTAATTATAGTTGATGATATGATTGCTACAGGCAGCTCTTTGATTGAGGCTGTTGGCGCTTTGAAAAAAGCTAATGCAAAAACTATTTATGCTGCAATTGCTCATGGTATTTTATCAGGCCCGGCAATTGAGCGTATTGATCAATGTGATGGGCTGGAGAAGTTACTTATTTCCGATAGTATACCTTTGGCTGTCCAGAAGAGAAATGCCAAGATCCATGTGCTTTCAGTGTCCGGACTCCTGGCTGAAGCAATAAAAAGGATACACAACGAAGAATCAGTTAGCTGTTTATTTGACTAA
- the ssb gene encoding single-stranded DNA-binding protein: MASYNKVLLMGNLTKDPELRYTPQGTAVANLRLAVNRKYRTKDQELKEEVCFITAVVWNKQAETCNQYLHKGSSVFVEGRLQSRTWEDNAGAKRSVIEVRAERVQFMGAPGKPQAPEQGSQMHTEAQGQESTSESTWLAESEDETHEG; encoded by the coding sequence ATGGCCAGCTATAACAAAGTATTATTGATGGGAAATCTTACCAAGGATCCTGAATTGCGTTATACCCCGCAAGGCACAGCTGTAGCTAATCTGCGCCTAGCAGTGAATCGTAAATACCGCACCAAAGATCAGGAGTTAAAAGAAGAGGTTTGTTTTATAACCGCGGTAGTTTGGAATAAACAGGCAGAAACATGCAATCAGTATCTGCATAAAGGAAGCAGTGTTTTTGTCGAGGGCAGGCTGCAGTCACGCACTTGGGAGGATAATGCCGGAGCCAAGCGGTCAGTCATCGAAGTCAGAGCAGAGCGTGTTCAATTTATGGGTGCTCCTGGCAAGCCTCAGGCGCCTGAGCAAGGCAGCCAAATGCATACAGAGGCGCAAGGGCAGGAGTCAACTAGTGAATCAACATGGTTAGCAGAAAGCGAGGATGAAACACATGAAGGTTAA
- a CDS encoding transketolase family protein: MAEQLYQRDVYGQTLVELGLSDKNIVVLDADLSSSTRTNLFAKQFPDRFFNIGVAEQNMMAVSAGLASCGKTVFVSTFAVFASGRAWDQVRLAISYNNFNVKIVATHAGITVGPDGASHQALEDIALMRVLPNMNIIVPCDGPQTEDAVRVAAATPGPFYIRLGRSKVSTLENKGEFKLGQAQLITEGNDVTIVACGIMVTEALLAIKNLAQKGIRARLINMHSIRPLDSAIILKAAGETKLIVVCEEHSTIGGLASSIDEIVAENSPVKVIRVGVRNRFGQSGEPQELLKEYNLSSLDIEKAVLSNIS; encoded by the coding sequence ATGGCAGAGCAACTTTATCAACGGGATGTCTACGGCCAAACTTTGGTAGAGCTGGGTTTATCGGATAAAAATATTGTTGTTTTGGATGCGGATTTGTCCAGCTCGACGCGTACCAATCTTTTTGCCAAGCAGTTCCCGGATAGATTTTTTAATATTGGTGTAGCCGAACAGAATATGATGGCTGTGTCCGCAGGCCTTGCTAGTTGTGGCAAGACGGTTTTTGTTTCAACTTTCGCCGTATTTGCTTCAGGCCGCGCCTGGGATCAGGTAAGACTGGCTATAAGTTATAATAATTTTAATGTTAAGATTGTAGCTACGCATGCAGGTATTACTGTTGGCCCTGATGGTGCTAGCCACCAGGCTTTGGAGGATATTGCCCTGATGCGCGTGCTTCCCAATATGAATATCATTGTTCCATGCGACGGACCACAAACAGAAGATGCGGTTAGAGTAGCTGCGGCGACCCCCGGGCCATTTTATATTCGTTTAGGCAGGTCAAAGGTTTCAACATTAGAGAATAAAGGTGAATTTAAATTAGGCCAGGCTCAGTTGATAACTGAAGGAAATGATGTTACCATCGTTGCCTGTGGGATAATGGTTACTGAGGCGCTTTTGGCAATAAAAAATCTGGCGCAGAAGGGAATAAGAGCGCGCCTGATCAATATGCATTCTATTAGGCCCTTGGATAGCGCGATTATCCTTAAGGCTGCTGGCGAAACTAAACTTATTGTTGTCTGCGAAGAGCATAGTACTATTGGAGGCTTAGCCTCAAGTATTGATGAAATAGTTGCAGAGAATTCTCCGGTGAAGGTGATTCGTGTAGGCGTGCGTAATCGTTTCGGCCAATCAGGAGAGCCGCAAGAACTTTTAAAAGAGTATAATCTCAGCAGTTTAGATATTGAAAAAGCGGTTTTATCCAATATCTCCTAA
- the rpsF gene encoding 30S ribosomal protein S6: MNKYEAMVIVRPDLSDEDKKTLFKQIDEAVVKNGGQITQSGVWAEKRKFYFPINKFLEGIYYLAAFTAPSKAIKEIRNIYKLNENILRVLFTRMD; this comes from the coding sequence ATGAATAAGTACGAAGCGATGGTAATTGTTAGGCCTGATTTATCTGATGAAGATAAAAAAACGTTATTTAAACAGATTGATGAGGCAGTAGTTAAAAATGGCGGCCAGATCACTCAATCGGGAGTCTGGGCTGAGAAGCGTAAATTTTACTTCCCCATTAATAAATTCCTTGAAGGAATTTATTATTTAGCAGCTTTTACGGCGCCTTCCAAAGCAATTAAAGAGATCCGCAATATTTATAAGCTTAATGAAAATATTCTGAGAGTTTTGTTTACTCGAATGGATTAA
- the rplI gene encoding 50S ribosomal protein L9 — translation MEVILNKDVANIGKAGSIVKVKEGFARNFLFPQNLAKQATSGSLKILEQQKQIKSAQFAKLKEESIELEKRLSSLSLTISALTQGQEKLYGSISAQDISEALKNEGFSIDKSNIDLVEPIKSLGIYEIRVKLHPEVIAKLKLWVVKK, via the coding sequence ATGGAAGTAATTTTAAATAAGGATGTAGCTAATATCGGCAAGGCCGGTTCAATAGTCAAGGTTAAAGAAGGTTTTGCCCGAAATTTTCTTTTTCCACAAAATTTAGCAAAACAAGCCACTTCAGGTAGCCTTAAAATATTGGAGCAGCAGAAACAAATTAAATCCGCACAATTTGCCAAGCTTAAAGAGGAGTCAATAGAATTAGAGAAACGTTTAAGTAGCCTTTCTTTAACCATTTCTGCTTTGACTCAAGGCCAAGAAAAACTATATGGCAGTATCAGCGCGCAGGATATATCCGAGGCATTAAAAAATGAAGGTTTTTCCATTGATAAAAGCAATATTGATTTGGTTGAACCGATAAAATCTTTAGGAATTTATGAAATTCGGGTAAAACTCCATCCCGAAGTAATTGCTAAACTCAAACTATGGGTAGTGAAAAAGTAA
- the rpsR gene encoding 30S ribosomal protein S18: protein MKVKQRGFDKDKKKLLKKKKDALGPVRKRFCRFCADKLGSIDYKDIKRLEVFVTEKGKINSSRFSGNCARHQRRIRELINKARFLSLLPYTR from the coding sequence ATGAAGGTTAAACAAAGAGGTTTTGATAAAGATAAGAAAAAGTTATTGAAGAAAAAGAAGGACGCTTTGGGCCCGGTAAGAAAAAGATTTTGCCGGTTCTGCGCGGATAAATTGGGCAGTATCGATTATAAAGACATAAAAAGATTGGAAGTTTTTGTTACCGAAAAGGGTAAAATTAATTCCAGCCGTTTTTCCGGTAATTGCGCCAGGCATCAGAGAAGGATCAGGGAACTGATTAATAAGGCCAGATTTTTGTCCTTACTTCCTTATACCAGGTAA
- a CDS encoding NTP transferase domain-containing protein gives MKKDIAVIILAGGKSTRMRSEVPKVLHKLCGRPMLGYVLDLVAGLKPKQVVAVLGYKQELVRKIIPGGVKIVIQKKLIGTADAVKTGLSVLKGFKGTVLILYGDNPLLKKDTLKKLLDYHLESNADATLLTARLNKPFGYGRIMRDRYSSICGIIEEKDADEVQKDIEEINTGIMVFKKDRLDNNLKSIRANNRKKEYYLTDIIEILAKKNYLVEGLKVEDAHEALGINTRAELAKANSFMQKTINDKLMQDGITILDPASTFINFGTRIGMDTVIYPFTVIESGVKIGKRCSVGPFAHLRDGVELKDDVIAGNFIEMVRSKIGTKTLVKHFSYIGDSCVGSNVNIGAGTVTANFDGLKKNYTIIEDNVKIGSDTVIVAPVKIGNFAVTGAGSIVTRDVPKRTVVAGVPARILK, from the coding sequence ATGAAAAAAGATATTGCGGTAATAATTTTGGCGGGGGGTAAGAGCACGCGGATGAGATCTGAGGTGCCTAAGGTGCTGCATAAGCTTTGTGGTAGGCCGATGCTAGGTTATGTTTTGGATTTGGTAGCAGGATTAAAGCCCAAGCAGGTAGTTGCAGTCTTAGGGTATAAACAGGAACTCGTGCGTAAAATTATACCTGGAGGCGTAAAAATTGTTATCCAGAAAAAACTTATCGGAACCGCTGATGCGGTAAAAACAGGATTGTCAGTTTTGAAGGGATTTAAAGGCACAGTGCTTATCCTTTATGGAGATAATCCTCTTCTAAAGAAGGATACGCTTAAGAAGCTTCTTGATTATCATTTAGAAAGTAATGCCGATGCTACACTGTTGACTGCACGATTGAATAAGCCTTTTGGTTACGGTAGGATTATGCGTGATAGATATTCCAGTATTTGTGGCATAATCGAAGAGAAAGACGCTGATGAGGTGCAGAAAGATATTGAAGAGATCAATACCGGTATTATGGTATTTAAGAAAGATAGGTTGGATAATAATTTAAAGAGTATTCGCGCAAATAACCGCAAAAAAGAATATTATTTAACCGACATAATTGAAATTCTGGCAAAAAAGAATTATTTAGTTGAAGGTCTTAAAGTCGAAGATGCTCATGAGGCATTAGGAATTAATACCCGCGCTGAATTGGCTAAGGCTAATTCTTTTATGCAGAAAACGATTAACGATAAATTGATGCAAGATGGTATAACTATTCTTGATCCGGCATCCACCTTTATTAATTTTGGCACTAGAATCGGCATGGATACGGTGATTTATCCCTTTACAGTAATCGAAAGTGGTGTTAAAATTGGAAAACGTTGTTCGGTAGGCCCTTTTGCGCACCTGCGTGATGGTGTCGAGCTTAAAGATGATGTTATAGCTGGCAACTTCATTGAAATGGTGCGTTCCAAAATCGGTACTAAAACACTCGTTAAACATTTCTCTTATATCGGAGATAGCTGTGTCGGTTCAAATGTAAATATCGGAGCAGGCACGGTTACGGCTAATTTCGATGGCTTAAAGAAAAATTATACGATTATTGAGGATAATGTAAAGATTGGTTCGGATACTGTGATAGTTGCTCCGGTAAAGATTGGTAACTTTGCGGTTACCGGAGCTGGTTCGATAGTTACTAGGGATGTTCCGAAAAGAACCGTTGTGGCGGGAGTTCCGGCTAGAATTTTAAAGTGA
- the ispE gene encoding 4-(cytidine 5'-diphospho)-2-C-methyl-D-erythritol kinase — protein MKQSSSALAVKSFAKVNLYLQILNKRKDNFHNLNTLFCRVDLADTIILKNRQDGLIKIKCINRHVPCDRTNLCWRAAELLKQKYGLSFGLDIDIQKHIPVGAGLGGGSSNAASVFLGLNKYWCLGLSKKQLVTLGAKLGSDVPFFIYNTKFALGSGRGDKIKPLISLDKLKLWLVLIYPNIRVSTPLIYQKFDSFSGLTRFRCDVKILPSELLKCGKGVNPKCLINDLEIVTSTLYPVVNQVKNVLSGMGLEKIMMSGSGSAVFAICNGRKQAQDFKDKLTKKHKSWAVFVSSAV, from the coding sequence ATGAAGCAATCTTCCTCTGCCTTAGCCGTTAAATCCTTTGCCAAAGTCAATCTTTACCTACAGATTCTGAACAAACGCAAGGATAATTTTCATAATCTAAATACTTTATTTTGCCGTGTTGATTTAGCAGATACGATTATACTTAAAAATCGTCAAGATGGCCTGATTAAGATCAAATGTATTAATCGGCATGTCCCTTGCGACAGAACGAATCTTTGTTGGCGTGCTGCTGAATTATTAAAGCAGAAGTATGGTTTAAGTTTTGGCTTAGATATAGATATTCAGAAGCATATACCAGTTGGCGCAGGTTTAGGCGGAGGTTCTTCTAATGCTGCCAGTGTCTTTTTAGGGCTAAACAAATACTGGTGCTTAGGTTTATCTAAAAAACAACTAGTGACTTTAGGGGCTAAATTAGGCAGTGATGTTCCATTTTTTATTTATAATACAAAGTTTGCTTTAGGAAGCGGCAGGGGAGACAAGATTAAACCATTAATCTCTCTGGATAAACTTAAGCTCTGGCTTGTCCTGATTTATCCTAATATCAGGGTTTCAACACCCTTGATTTATCAGAAATTTGATAGTTTTTCTGGGTTGACAAGGTTCCGGTGTGATGTTAAAATACTACCTTCTGAGTTGCTTAAATGCGGCAAAGGGGTTAATCCTAAATGCCTTATTAATGATTTAGAAATTGTTACTAGCACTCTTTATCCCGTAGTTAATCAAGTTAAAAACGTGCTTTCCGGTATGGGGTTAGAAAAAATAATGATGTCCGGAAGCGGGTCAGCAGTATTTGCGATTTGCAATGGTCGTAAACAAGCTCAGGATTTCAAAGATAAATTGACCAAAAAACATAAATCTTGGGCCGTTTTTGTAAGTTCGGCGGTTTAG
- a CDS encoding septation protein SpoVG family protein produces MEITEVRVILKDSPDKKLKAYATVTFDNVFVVRDIKVIEGTAGLFIAMPSRKVKQACPRCAYKNELRSKYCNQCAAPLPIEASAQRAEDIPASQTEHKDIAHPITQSFRESLQKKVLEAYTQEKSKTA; encoded by the coding sequence ATGGAGATAACTGAAGTCAGGGTGATATTGAAGGATTCTCCGGATAAAAAATTAAAAGCATATGCCACGGTGACTTTTGATAATGTTTTTGTAGTTAGGGATATTAAGGTAATCGAAGGAACCGCTGGTTTATTTATCGCCATGCCTTCCCGTAAAGTAAAGCAAGCTTGTCCAAGATGCGCTTATAAAAATGAATTGCGCAGTAAATATTGTAATCAGTGTGCTGCGCCTTTGCCAATTGAAGCTAGCGCGCAACGCGCTGAGGATATTCCGGCTAGCCAGACTGAGCATAAGGATATAGCTCACCCTATAACGCAGTCATTTAGGGAAAGCTTGCAGAAAAAGGTTTTGGAGGCTTATACGCAAGAGAAGAGTAAAACTGCATAA